In Kiritimatiellia bacterium, the genomic window ACGGAGCCGATGATCCGCCCGCGATCAGCCAGGTCCAGCAAAGACATACCCAGGGCAAGTTCGATTTCCTTGATCCCGCCGGACCGGATCAGATTCTTCAATCGGTTCTCGTTGCGATTATCGGGGTCATCGCCGAACCTCGCGATCAGTGTATGGTGCAGGAGGATGGACGCAACCGGGATGGCAAGTTCCGGCGATGCGGAGACCAGGGCGAGCGAGACGCCGTTTTGACCGTCCGCTTCGGCGAAGGCGGCGGGAGCCTCCGCCAGGGTCCAGCCCGCCGGCTGGGCGGTCTCGAAGCACAAGGCGGCCTTGCCGGCCGGCATGGCCACCACCACGCGGCGGGAATGGTCGTCGACCGGGATTTGAATGTGCGCGGCCACCCGGGTCCGCCCATCCCGCACCAGGATGTTCTCGAAGGAGCCTTCCGTTTTTCTAAGAAACAGCGTGGGCATCGTTGTCTCATCCTTATTCGCCAGGCCATTCTACAGGGATTCGAGGCACGGGGATTCAAGCCAAGGGCCGCGGCGGCGGGGGCGTAGTACTGCAATCCCAGCCTCCTATCCCGCCATGGAACAACCGTCGCGGGAGCACTAGCGGCGGCCCGCCGCTTCGGCCCGGGCCCCGCTAAATGACTTTCTGCTCCTTCAGGCGGCTGACGATCTCCCGGGCGGCGACGCTTGGCTCGGTGCCGTCGATCCGCACGCCGGAACTCTTCTTGGGCGGGGTGAAGATCTTCACCACGCGCGTCGGCGAGCCCTTCAGACCGATCTCCTTCGGGTCCGCCTGCACGGCCTCCGCCGTCAGCACCTTGATCTCGGCCTTCTTCGCCCGCATGCGGCCCTTGAGCGAGGCCATTCGCGGGACGTTCATCTCCTTGACGGTGGTCAGCACGCACGGCAGCGGGGCCTCGATCTTCTCGTAGCCGTCCTCGAAGGTGCGCTCGATCAGGGCCTTGCCGTCCTTGACCTCCAGCTTGCGCACGTAGGTGATCACCGGCCACCCGAGGAACTCCGCGACGCCCGGCCCGACCTGCGCCGTGTCGCCGTCGATCGCCTGCTTGCCGCAGAAGACCAGGTCCACGGCGCCGAGCGTGCGGATGCCCTGGGCCAGGGCGTAGGAGGTCGCCCAGGTGTCCGAGCCGGCGAAGGCGCGGTCGCAGAGCAGGACGATGTCGTCCGCGCCGCGGGCCATGGACTCGCGCAGGGCCGTGTCGGCCTGCGGCGGGCCCATGCAGAGCACCGTGACCTTCGCCCCGCTCGTCTCCTTGAGGACGAGGGCCGCCTCGAGGGCGTTCTCGTCGAAGGGATTGATGATCGCCTCGACGCCCTCGCGGATCAGGGTGTTCGTCTCCGGGTTGATCTGCACCTTCGTGGTGCCCGGGACCTGCTTGATGCAAACGACGATGTGCATACGATCTCCTGCGCGGATGCCGACCGGCCCCGTTGATCAGGCCTTCCTGGACGCGTATTCCTTGATCAGCGCCGCGCCGATCACGTCGCGCTGGACCTGGTTGGTCCCCTCGTAGATCTGCAGGATCTTGGCGTCCCGCATCATCTTCTCGACGGGGTATTCCTTCATGTAGCCGTACCCGCCGAGGAGCTGGACGGCCCACGTGGTCACGTCCATGGCCACGTCCGTCGCGAAGAGCTTGATCATGGCCGAGTATTTCGAGATGTCCTTGGTGCTCTTGTCCGCCGTGCGGCAGACGGCGTAGAGCAGCGCGCGGGCGGCCTCGGTCTTCGTCGCCAGGTCCGCCAGCGTCCACTGGTAGCCCTGGTTCGCGATGATGGGCTTGCCGAACTGGACGCGCTGGCGCGCGTAGTTGATCACCTCGTCCAGCGCGCCCTGCGCCAGGCCCACGCCCTGCGCGGCGATGCCCGGCCGCGACACGTCGAAGGTCTTCATGGCGATGATGAAGCCCATGCCCTCGCGGCCGATGAGGTTCGCCGCCGGCACCTCGCAGTCCTCGAAGATCAGCTCCCGCGTCGCCGACGCGTGGATGCCCAGCTTGTTTTCCTTCTTGCCGAAGACGAAGCCCGGCATGCCCTTCTCGAGGATGAAGAACGACGCGCCGCGCGCGCCCTTGCTGCGGTCCGTGATGGCCATCACCGTGTAGGTGTCCGCCTCGCCGCCGTTGGTGATCCACTGCTTGGTGCCGTTGAGGATATACTTGTCGCCCTTCTTCACGGCCGTCGTCTGGATGCCGCCGGCGTCGCTGCCGGCGTTGGGCTCGGTCAGGGCGAAGGCGGCCAGCTTCTCGCCCTTGGCCAGCGGGGGCAGGTATTTTTTCTTCTGCTCGTCCGAGCCGCCGATGATGATCGGGTCCGCGCCGAGGGCGTTCGCGGCGTAGGAGACGGACACACCGATACAGACGCGGCTCAACTCCTCGATGGCGATGACGAAATCCAGCATGCTCTCCGCGCCGAACCCGCCGTATTCCTCGGGAATGTAGAGGCCCATCAGGTCCATCTTGCCCAGCTCGTTGAGCAGCTCGCGCGGGAAGATTTCCTTCTCATCCAGTTCGGCCCGAACGGGTTTCACCCGCTCCTCCGAGAACTCGCGCATGATGTTGCGAATCTCAAGCTGCTGTTCCGTCAGCCCATAGTCCATTTCCGCCATGGTGTCCTTCCTCCCCGCTCGGTTTTCGCGCCGGCGTTCCGGTCCCGGCCTATCCGGGCGGGCAAAGTAAATACGGTTCGGGGCCGGGAATCAAGAGGTTTCAGTGTTCGGTGTTCAGTGTTCGGGGAGGAGCCAGGAGGCCGCTTGGCGGCGCGCGGGACCGCGTGCCCTACCTTGCCGCGGCGATCATCCACACGAACGCGCCGAGGGTCGCGGCGGCACAGAGGCCGGCCAGGGCGTTCCAGAGCGGATCGAGCCGCTCGCGGCGGGCCCGTTCTCGCTCGACCAGGAAGCCGAGCAGCGCGCCGACCGCCAGGCCGCCGGCGTGCGCGATGTTGTCGGCGCGGACCACGAGGCCGAACAGGAAGCCGTACGCCGCCCAACGGAGGAAGAAATCGCGTTGCATCCGGCCGGCGAAGCCGCCGTAGAAATGGGCATAGCTCATGCCGAACCCGATCAGCCCGAAGAGCGCGCCCGAGGCGCCGGCGACGATCGAGACCGGGGCGCGGAACAGGACGTCCGCCAGTCCGCCG contains:
- a CDS encoding electron transfer flavoprotein subunit beta/FixA family protein; the encoded protein is MHIVVCIKQVPGTTKVQINPETNTLIREGVEAIINPFDENALEAALVLKETSGAKVTVLCMGPPQADTALRESMARGADDIVLLCDRAFAGSDTWATSYALAQGIRTLGAVDLVFCGKQAIDGDTAQVGPGVAEFLGWPVITYVRKLEVKDGKALIERTFEDGYEKIEAPLPCVLTTVKEMNVPRMASLKGRMRAKKAEIKVLTAEAVQADPKEIGLKGSPTRVVKIFTPPKKSSGVRIDGTEPSVAAREIVSRLKEQKVI
- a CDS encoding acyl-CoA dehydrogenase family protein; the encoded protein is MDYGLTEQQLEIRNIMREFSEERVKPVRAELDEKEIFPRELLNELGKMDLMGLYIPEEYGGFGAESMLDFVIAIEELSRVCIGVSVSYAANALGADPIIIGGSDEQKKKYLPPLAKGEKLAAFALTEPNAGSDAGGIQTTAVKKGDKYILNGTKQWITNGGEADTYTVMAITDRSKGARGASFFILEKGMPGFVFGKKENKLGIHASATRELIFEDCEVPAANLIGREGMGFIIAMKTFDVSRPGIAAQGVGLAQGALDEVINYARQRVQFGKPIIANQGYQWTLADLATKTEAARALLYAVCRTADKSTKDISKYSAMIKLFATDVAMDVTTWAVQLLGGYGYMKEYPVEKMMRDAKILQIYEGTNQVQRDVIGAALIKEYASRKA